A genomic stretch from Astatotilapia calliptera chromosome 4, fAstCal1.2, whole genome shotgun sequence includes:
- the tnrc6bb.1 gene encoding trinucleotide repeat-containing gene 6B protein isoform X1: MEDKKKKKEDKKKRETSQKVPEQKIKVPESAKPSCSQPPVTPGSVSPSPGPVAPSSPSPGAAGGSAQVPPGGGNNAKQRTAVANGQPSTSPSGSQTTQQQRYMSREVPPRFRCQQDHKVLLKRGQPPLSSMLLGGGEGGSGGAEGGSGWGAAPPLPSQGADNPNANTAGGTDSNLGSSSPSPPNSSSSSLCVAAPSSSTTTTSTYANSTWGAGSGSQSSSQGCGKVFVDGTDLEDWPTIIGGAKVSSDGAGGGVQDCPGNNNSSASWSEISIQQKGGAGNMDNPSPPRSSPLSSTSSLNECVQSSGGGGGGSGVWVSPTSSQVDAGLGLAAFYNSKVSHLLPSPQESPVGGSSSSVPGANFNPDMNPSAWPALVQSGTSTSAGDSAPLHSSVTSSSSCSANTTLITTHTFSSVNQTDLYQQHTETAAGARSGEQQQQHLGNPGQELGSGGAAREAGPNQEGGSEGDCGAASEGEGSSNLSGSTSSSSASSSWRSIPPVSTDLSAGASQADGWGGGGTGAQGQEGNVWGSGTPGNKTGWGRRNGGGSTTPVVSQGPWEGSSSDAEWGETAGSASSSNLAIASGRGEEGSSISSSAGSLGVVGSSLEDSSSPKFATMTKAWDNQKGIDTGDGAVMEWGGGTGGEGPSSSGGGSIAGSGGGGSGSEQKQEHSSSGHHHSHQTSNAEVALLSLLNRPDLDPKVLSNTGWGQTQIRQNVAWDLDTSSGVGNRNERNTSSSSAFSSATMNTTTTRSPRYPSNTGSVTNDTSGGSHETSLNSTVRDGWDGGAAQSTCGPHMPSSTIRKLGSPEEDLEGSQGKAAGGWGDLPPESQGKTWGAEEQQWGDQRGGNWRDIGEQGSGWKDGPENKGKGGWKGGGRGETSGWGGGDWRQRDSTPGGGWGDGRSRGGSNSDEGSSWGASDEGGSQRGGWGDGGGVKSHPDWGSTKPHTAAAQIPNSQATPMKAPNQQQHQSQGQQPPGGPIQGGWNSRPNVGGGGPPSKNQNQSSGWTSGPIPQISGGGSSDTLEPSGWEEPSPQSISRKMEIDDGTSAWGDPNRYNTKNVNLWDKNSAIPGQSHSQQAPPPSMQQQQPPRRQQGMQSSSTTPGNGAMGAGMWGGGVQTVDNGTAAWGQASDATSGWVDPDEPGKASGWGNPSPNPGKPAGAKSIENWIGKGDSISASRHPSWDEEEDGGGGAWNSTGSQGSSSSFNSGGWGQTHGGKRGNMKAGGGDSWMNPVSRQFSNMGILDDPGVDKKMEGDKRGITDYNGEMRRGGRGGGGYRMPSSKDMGPVDMGPYGEKMGGHGVFVSGGGGMSQPRGMHQPGMHSMNPSQGLRAQVPHPFLSAQVPGPMLKQMPSPGGSVGGVVGGVGGVGGVGSVGGVGGGVFPPQISPQQLAMLSNIYPPMQQFHLACQFLLQQQQQQQQQQQFLQNQRKFPQPQPLRQQPDPQQLARIMAILQQQRQHQQGGVGGAAPGGSSKLSPSHLGGGLSKQAMVDPVPHPGIGGTLSDLHTKTPGMYSGLTPGSNLSGLELGPMMGGMKDLGGQQSRFKWMMEGHSPAPSPPDSTIHKNGPLPSAVKVRGGSPYSQYEMLGSDGLGIPPQGSADSWHRTPGSKMGNKSATSSWPPEFQPGVPWKGIQNSGDPESDPYMTPGSVLGSPGSPSLNDSDHQLLRDNIGPNPSLNTSLPSPGAWPYSASDSPLSNAHSTGKYSDYKPSWPPEPIGQNKLWKTSRNSSQLPRPPPGLTNQKQASPSPWGTGGPRLARSWGGGGINQESRFGQGSAWSDGAASRGSCWLLLSNLTPQIDGSTLRTICMQHGPLLTFHLGLTQGSALIRYSTRQEAAKAQGALHMCVLGNTTILAEFVSEEEVARYVAHSQAGGAEGASSGGAATGGAQGSSGTGTTVVASSGGSSPGSERAAVGATSGGNGNGSGGESGAAVLAGVRSSGSGWQSLDGTGSSSESSSAQGPGLGIFSQWSTNGAGEGGGVGGVESGRSGLWGGMTAGYPSSSLWGAPQMEERHQMDSPAGLLPGDLLGGGTDSI; encoded by the exons ATGgaagacaagaaaaagaagaaagaagataaaaagaaaagggaaaccTCTCAGAAG gtGCCAGAACAAAAAATCAAAG TGCCAGAATCAGCCAAGCCCTCCTGTTCCCAGCCACCTGTCACCCCAGGCTCAGTGTCCCCCAGCCCTGGCCCTGTTGCCCCCTCATCCCCCAGTCCTGGTGCAGCTGGGGGTTCTGCCCAAGTTCCTCCTGGTGGTGGGAACAATGCAAAGCAGCGGACTGCTGTGGCCAACGGACAGCCCTCCACCTCACCCTCTGGAAGTCAGACCACCCAGCAGCAGCGATACATGTCTCGCGAGGTTCCACCAAGATTTCGCTGCCAGCAGGACCACAAAGTGCTACTGAAGAGGGGCCAGCCACCGCTGTCCTCCATGCTGCTGGGTGGAGGTGAGGGGGGCTCTGGAGGGGCTGAAGGAGGCAGCGGCTGGGGGGCCGCCCCACCTCTTCCCTCACAGGGAGCAGATAACCCCAATGCAAACACAGCTGGAGGCACAG ATTCCAACCTGGGTTCATCCTCCCCTTCACCCCCaaactcctcctcatcctcattATGTGTCGCTGCTCCGTCGTcttctactactactacttcaACTTATGCAAATTCCACATGGGGGGCAGGCTCTGGCAGCCAGTCCTCTTCTCAGGGCTGCGGGAAGGTGTTTGTGGATGGGACTGACCTGGAGGACTGGCCTACCATTATAGGGGGGGCCAAAGTGAGTTCCGATGGGGCTGGAGGAGGGGTGCAGGACTGCCCCGGAAACAACAACAGTAGTGCCTCATGGAGTGAGATAAGCATCCAGCAGAAGGGAGGAGCAGGGAACATGGACAATCCTTCCCCCCCTCGTTCTTCTCCTCTATCCTCCACTTCCTCACTAAACGAATGTGTTCAGtcaagtggtggtggtggtggcggcAGTGGTGTATGGGTCTCTCCCACCTCATCTCAGGTGGATGCGGGGCTAGGATTAGCAGCATTTTACAATTCCAAAGTCTCCCATCTTCTTCCTAGCCCTCAGGAGAGCCCTGtaggtggcagcagcagcagtgtccCTGGTGCCAATTTCAACCCTGACATGAACCCCTCCGCTTGGCCCGCCCTGGTGCAGAGTGGGACATCAACTTCGGCTGGGGACAGTGCTCCACTACACTCATCCGTTACTTCATCTTCCTCATGTTCCGCCAACACCACCCTCATCACCACTCACACTTTTTCATCTGTGAATCAAACTGATCTTTATCAGCAGCACACTGAAACAGCTGCAGGTGCCAGGAGtggagaacagcagcagcagcacttagGAAACCCAGGACAGGAGCTGGGTTCAGGCGGGGCGGCACGAGAAGCAGGACCAAATCAAGAAGGTGGCAGTGAGGGGGATTGTGGGGCTGCTAGTGAAGGAGAAGGGAGCAGTAATCTTTCTGGCTCTACGTCTTCCTCCTCTGCCAGCTCTTCTTGGAGATCCATACCCCCAGTGTCCACTGACCTCAGTGCAGGGGCCTCACAGGCAGATGGGTGGGGTGGAGGAGGGACTGGAGCTCAGGGGCAGGAAGGGAATGTTTGGGGCTCTGGTACCCCAGGTAACAAGACGGGGTGGGGCAGGAGAAATGGTGGTGGTTCAACTACCCCAGTGGTATCTCAGGGACCGTGGGAAGGAAGCAGTTCAGATGCAGAGTGGGGTGAAACTGCAGGAAGTGCAAGTTCAAGTAATTTAGCAATAGCCAGTggaagaggagaagaggggAGCAGCATCAGCAGTAGTGCAGGCAGCCTTGGTGTTGTTGGCAGCAGTTTGGAGGATTCTTCCTCACCAAAGTTTGCAACTATGACAAAAGCTTGGGACAATCAGAAAGGGATTGATACTGGGGACGGGGCAGTTATGGAATGGGGTGGAGGCACTGGAGGTGAAGGACCATCCTCTAGTGGAGGAGGATCCATAGCTGGAAGTGGTGGAGGAGGGAGTGGTAGCGAACAGAAACAAGAGCATTCCTCATCTGGGCACCACCACTCCCATCAGACCTCCAATGCTGAAGTGGCCTTACTTAGCTTGCTCAATCGGCCTGACCTGGACCCCAAGGTTCTGTCAAACACGGGCTGGGGGCAGACCCAGATTCGACAGAATGTGGCCTGGGACCTGGACACCTCATCAGGAGTCggaaacagaaatgaaagaaacacatcATCTTCCTCTGCGTTTTCATCAGCAACCATGAACACTACCACTACTCGCAGTCCTAGGTACCCATCTAACACTGGTTCAGTAACTAATGATACATCTGGTGGCAGCCATGAAACCAGCCTGAACTCTACAGTAAGGGATGGCTGGGATGGTGGCGCTGCACAGTCCACCTGTGGTCCTCATATGCCAAGTAGCACTATAAGGAAGCTGGGATCACCAGAAGAAGATCTAGAGGGCAGCCAGGGGAAGGCAGCTGGAGGCTGGGGTGATCTCCCACCTGAAAGCCAGGGCAAAACATGGGGGGCTGAAGAACAACAATGGGGGGATCAAAGAGGAGGTAACTGGAGAGACATAGGAGAACAGGGTAGTGGGTGGAAAGATGGTccagaaaataaaggaaaaggggGGTGGAAAGGAGGTGGAAGAGGGGAGACAAGTGGTTGGGGGGGAGGAGACTGGAGACAGAGAGATTCTACACCTGGAGGTGGGTGGGGAGATGGGAGGAGTAGAGGTGGGAGCAACTCTGATGAGGGATCTTCCTGGGGTGCATCGGATGAAGGAGGGTCTCAGCGAGGAGGATGGGGAGATGGGGGTGGCGTCAAATCCCACCCGGACTGGGGGAGTACAAAGCCCcatacagcagcagcacagatacCAAACAGCCAAGCGACACCAATGAAAGCCCCaaatcagcagcagcaccaatCACAGGGTCAGCAACCACCAGGAGGTCCCATACAAGGAGGGTGGAACAGCCGGCCAAATGTTGGAGGTGGAGGTCCACCTTCCAAGAATCAGAACCAAAGTTCAGGCTGGACCTCTGGCCCGATTCCCCAAATCTCCGGAGGTGGCAGTAGTGACACCCTAGAACCCAGCGGCTGGGAAGAGCCCTCCCCTCAGTCCATCAGCCGCAAAATGGAAATCGACGATGGCACATCAGCCTGGGGAGACCCAAACCGCTACAACACCAAGAACGTGAACTTGTGGGACAAGAACAGTGCAATTCCAGGCCAGAGCCACAGTCAGCAGGCCCCACCACCATCCATGCAGCAGCAACAACCACCTAGAAGACAACAGGGGATGCAGTCCAGCAGCACAACTCCTGGCAATGGCGCCATGG GTGCAGGCATGTGGGGAGGAGGTGTACAAACTGTGGATAATGGTACGGCAGCTTGGGGTCAGGCTTCAGATGCAACATCAGGTTGGGTTGATCCAGATGAACCTGGTAAAGCTTCTGGCTGGGGGAATCCTTCACCCAACCCTGGTAAACCTG caGGTGCCAAGTCTATTGAAAACTGGATTGGAAAAGGAGACTCTATTTCAGCTTCCCGTCATCCAAGCTGGGATGAGGAAGAAGATGGTGGTGGCGGAGCCTGGAACAGCACAGGCTCACAGGGAAGCAGTTCTTCCTTCAACTCTGGAGGCTGGGGTCAGACACATGGGGGGAAAAGAGGAAACATGAAG gcCGGAGGAGGGGACAGTTGGATGAACCCAGTGTCACGCCAGTTTTCAAATATGGGCATTCTG GATGATCCAGGTGTCGACAAAAAAATGGAAGGAGACAAGAGAGGAATAACTGACTATAATGGAGAAATGCGGAGGggaggaagaggtggaggtggttacCGCATGCCTAGTTCCAAAGATATGGGCCCTGTTGACATGGGGCCCTATGGTGAAAAG ATGGGTGGCCACGGAGTGTTTGTCAGTGGTGGTGGAGGGATGTCTCAGCCTCGAGGGATGCACCAGCCTGGCATGCATTCGATGAACCCCTCCCAGGGGTTACGTGCACAAGTGCCTCATCCGTTCCTGTCTGCTCAg GTGCCGGGTCCTATGCTGAAGCAGATGCCCTCTCCTGGTGGAAGTGTGGGTGGTGTAGTTGGAGGAGTAGGAGGTGTCGGTGGTGTTGGAAGTGTCGGAGGGGTTGGCGGAGGCGTGTTCCCTCCCCAGATTTCCCCACAGCAGCTAGCAATGCTCAGCAACATTTACCCCCCAATGCAGCAGTTCCATCTG GCTTGTCAGTTCCTgctacaacagcagcagcagcaacagcagcagcagcagtttctgCAGAACCAGAGGAAGTTCCCTCAGCCTCAGCCTCTCAGGCAGCAGCCAGACCCACAGCAG CTGGCGAGGATTATGGCTATTCTGCAGCAACAGAGACAGCATCAGCAGGGTGGAGTTGGAGGAGCAGCACCAGGAGGGAGTTCCAAACTGTCCCCCTCTCACCTGGGAGGAGGCCTATCCAAACAGGCCATGGTAGACCCTGTTCCACATCCTGGAATTGGGGGAACCTTATCAGACCTTCACACCAAAACACCAGGGATGTACTCTG GGCTTACTCCTGGAAGTAACCTGTCAGGACTGGAGCTCGGTCCCATGATGGGAGGGATGAAGGATCTAGGAGGACAGCAGTCCCGCTTTAAATGGATGATGGAGGGACACTCGCCAGCTCCCTCTCCCCCCGACTCAACCATTCACAAGAACG GCCCTTTACCCAGTGCTGTAAAGGTTAGAGGAGGGTCTCCTTACTCCCAGTATGAAATGCTGGGAAGTGATGGTTTGGGGATTCCCCCTCAGGGCTCTGCAGACAGCTGGCACCGGACCCCTGGTAGTAAAATGGGGAACAAATCTGCTACATCAAGCTGGCCTCCAG AATTCCAGCCCGGTGTGCCCTGGAAGGGCATACAGAACAGTGGAGACCCAGAGTCTGATCCCTATATGACCCCTGGTAGTGTCCTTGGCTCCCCAGGATCCCCAAGCCTCAACGACTCTGACCACCAGTTACTGCGAGACAACATAG GGCCAAATCCTTCTCTCAACACCTCGCTGCCTTCACCTGGTGCCTGGCCCTACAGTGCCTCAGACAGCCCCCTCAGCAATGCACACAGCACAG GAAAGTACTCTGATTACAAGCCCAGCTGGCCTCCAGAGCCCATTGGACAGAACAAGTTGTGGAAGACCAGTCGCAACAGCTCCCAGCTGCCACGCCCCCCTCCTGGCCTAACCAATCAGAAGCAAGCCTCACCCTCGCCATGGGGTACTGGTGGCCCTCGGTTAGCCCGGAGCTGGGGAGGGGGTGGGATTAATCAAGAGTCAAGATTTGGGCAAG GCTCAGCTTGGAGTGATGGTGCAGCCTCCAGAGGCAGCTGTTGGTTGCTGTTGAGCAACCTGACCCCTCAg ATTGATGGCTCCACGCTGAGGACTATCTGTATGCAGCATGGCCCCCTGCTGACCTTCCACCTTGGCCTGACCCAGGGCAGTGCTCTGATTCGTTACAGCACCCGGCAGGAAGCAGCCAAGGCCCAGGGTGCACTGCACAT GTGTGTCCTGGGCAACACCACGATCCTGGCGGAGTTTGTGAGCGAAGAAGAGGTTGCTCGCTATGTTGCACATTCCCAGGCCGGAGGGGCAGAGGGAGCCAGCTCAGGAGGGGCAGCGACCGGTGGGGCACAGGGTTCATCCGGAACAGGCACAACTGTGGTGGCCAGCAGTGGAGGAAGTTCTCCGGGGAGCGAGCGGGCAGCTGTGGGGGCAACTTCAGGTGGAAACGGAAATGGCAGTGGAGGAGAGAGTGGAGCAGCAGTTCTAGCTGGAGTTAGGTCCTCTGGCTCTGGCTGGCAGAGTCTTGATGGTACAGGTAGTTCTTCAGAGAGCTCCTCAGCCCAAGGACCCGGGCTGGGGATATTTTCCCAGTGGAGCACCAACGGGGCTGGGGAGGGAGGAGGCGTCGGGGGAGTAGAGTctgggaggtctgggctttggGGAGGCATGACTGCAGGATACCCCAGCAGCAGCCTGTGGGGGGCACCGCAGATGGAGGAAAGGCACCAAATGGACAGCCCTGCTGGATTGTTGCCTGGCGACCTACTGGGGGGAGGAACCGATTCCATCTGA